A stretch of the Candidatus Jettenia sp. AMX2 genome encodes the following:
- a CDS encoding rhomboid family intramembrane serine protease, which produces MNNNKLTFGINLGSKWTQIVTILIIVNVSVFMFQLLFSSVSTPWPPQSLPLLPNEQPEHLQHFPEQYGFFPEFDKFTKLFWLYPPHALGQLWLWQFFTYMFLHSTTDPWHLIFNVIALWMFGGEIERILGSRRFLTLYLTAGIFAGLCSSLFTPQSPIVGASAAILAIMVVFGMHFPNSTVVFYFFPIKAMYLVMIFTGITIFQCITPKNDTIAYIAHLSGLLFGFLFVRYSYRVEKSLMKWQIYHHEKEFMKEQELREKVDKILEKVNREGLQNLTWKERNFLKNASKRYKKNRK; this is translated from the coding sequence ATGAATAATAACAAGCTCACTTTTGGAATAAATCTTGGAAGTAAGTGGACACAAATCGTGACCATCTTAATCATCGTGAACGTCAGTGTGTTTATGTTTCAATTACTATTCTCATCGGTAAGCACACCGTGGCCGCCACAATCTCTCCCGCTTTTACCAAATGAGCAACCTGAACACCTTCAGCATTTTCCTGAGCAATACGGGTTTTTCCCGGAATTTGACAAATTTACAAAATTATTTTGGCTTTATCCTCCACATGCATTAGGACAACTGTGGTTGTGGCAGTTTTTCACCTATATGTTCCTGCACAGCACAACAGACCCATGGCATTTAATATTCAATGTAATTGCACTCTGGATGTTCGGAGGAGAAATTGAGCGGATACTGGGTTCGCGCCGCTTCTTAACACTGTATCTCACGGCAGGTATCTTTGCCGGCCTATGCAGCAGCCTGTTTACACCACAGTCCCCCATTGTCGGAGCATCAGCTGCTATCCTGGCCATTATGGTGGTCTTTGGAATGCATTTTCCCAACAGCACGGTTGTTTTCTATTTCTTCCCGATCAAAGCAATGTATCTCGTCATGATCTTTACCGGCATTACCATCTTTCAGTGTATAACGCCGAAAAATGACACCATTGCATATATTGCACATTTGAGCGGACTTCTTTTCGGGTTCTTGTTTGTTCGGTATTCATACCGTGTGGAAAAGTCCCTTATGAAATGGCAGATTTACCACCATGAGAAAGAATTCATGAAAGAACAGGAATTGCGCGAAAAAGTAGATAAGATACTCGAGAAAGTAAACCGTGAAGGTTTGCAGAACCTGACGTG
- a CDS encoding LptF/LptG family permease, whose amino-acid sequence MPYFFRHKTLQWYIVKEWFRTFVPSLVCFELMIFLGLTLQLLHKGIDIIALRELVLHLFIQALPYSIPSALLAATTISYGRMSADSEILAIQTSGIKINTITMPVLFIGIVFSAITLALCSEILPRSIYRVKLLQERAINTVLASRLTSFQKKFSLHPYQIYIGNVENGMNKDIVIIEYVEDYVTNVILAEEGYITMDEPEGKMFFTLHRGEFIQPDYRKFEGTPRLGAFRETVFEISLSEKGRDFSEKYLTIPQLYKEAIGLKNMIKNKRNSFNPKKDRDALTKELAACREEFNNVSKRYRMLLMELKQANETLTLQKSKIDGFQNEIQLAKNYILVSTQNLIQLKRQKIISPSLSEDRDKKVKQIQETLEKERQRIHDLNQKITTAEKIKNEEAGRIASLSQSISGIEVHRNDLQKEITALEYGLNIKNKENSLRNYVISIHRRLSQGVSAFIFTLIGIPLGIRIRSKHIMVGFGISFMIILFLYYPLAITGITLSKDTLLPVIPAIWGANIIFFVGGILVFRKLSTK is encoded by the coding sequence ATGCCTTATTTTTTTCGTCATAAAACATTACAATGGTACATTGTCAAAGAATGGTTCAGAACATTTGTACCATCCCTCGTCTGTTTTGAATTAATGATATTTCTGGGATTAACCCTCCAACTGCTGCATAAAGGGATTGATATTATTGCCCTGAGGGAACTCGTTCTTCATCTTTTCATTCAGGCCCTTCCTTATTCTATACCATCCGCCCTCCTTGCTGCTACCACGATTAGTTATGGAAGAATGAGTGCAGATTCAGAAATCCTCGCAATCCAGACAAGCGGCATTAAGATAAATACGATAACTATGCCCGTTTTATTCATAGGAATAGTTTTTAGTGCCATAACATTAGCCCTTTGTTCGGAGATTTTACCCCGCTCCATTTACCGGGTTAAATTATTGCAGGAACGTGCTATAAATACTGTTTTAGCCAGCCGCCTCACCAGTTTTCAAAAAAAGTTCAGTCTTCACCCCTACCAAATTTATATTGGAAATGTAGAGAATGGTATGAATAAAGATATTGTAATCATTGAATATGTAGAGGATTATGTAACAAACGTTATCCTTGCAGAAGAGGGATACATCACAATGGATGAACCGGAAGGTAAGATGTTCTTTACCTTACATCGTGGGGAATTTATACAACCTGATTACAGAAAATTTGAAGGGACCCCCCGTTTGGGTGCATTCAGAGAAACCGTCTTCGAGATTTCATTGAGCGAAAAGGGGAGGGATTTTTCAGAAAAATATTTGACAATACCCCAGCTCTATAAGGAAGCCATAGGACTTAAAAATATGATAAAAAATAAAAGAAATTCATTTAATCCCAAAAAGGACAGGGATGCCTTAACCAAAGAGCTAGCTGCTTGTCGCGAAGAGTTTAATAATGTTTCAAAAAGGTACAGAATGCTCCTTATGGAATTAAAGCAGGCGAACGAAACCCTGACACTCCAGAAGTCTAAGATTGATGGATTTCAAAATGAAATTCAACTTGCAAAGAACTATATCCTGGTTTCAACTCAAAACCTGATACAACTCAAAAGACAAAAAATCATAAGCCCGTCTTTAAGTGAAGACAGGGATAAAAAAGTCAAACAAATACAAGAAACGCTTGAAAAAGAAAGGCAAAGAATTCATGACCTTAATCAGAAAATAACAACTGCAGAGAAGATAAAAAATGAAGAAGCAGGCAGAATCGCTTCCCTCTCTCAATCTATCTCCGGAATCGAAGTGCATCGGAATGATTTGCAAAAGGAAATTACCGCCCTTGAATATGGTTTAAATATCAAAAATAAGGAAAATTCCTTACGGAATTATGTTATTTCCATACACAGAAGATTATCACAAGGAGTCTCCGCCTTTATCTTTACTCTTATTGGCATCCCACTTGGTATCAGAATCCGTAGTAAACACATTATGGTCGGATTTGGTATAAGTTTCATGATCATACTGTTCTTGTATTATCCGCTGGCGATAACAGGAATTACTCTATCAAAGGATACATTACTGCCTGTAATACCTGCCATCTGGGGGGCAAATATCATATTTTTTGTTGGTGGAATACTTGTTTTCAGAAAACTCAGCACCAAATGA
- the ppcA gene encoding phosphoenolpyruvate carboxylase, protein MRKIPRTMSTQHPDNVTMPFFTEGTPFSGEDEIKEAYYVFSHLLCDEQMWDCEGKEVDEFVIKKLLTRYDNFFKDHRIGKDVFITLRVPNPMVEKSEAKILLETLESAPRSYDTASMFYGDDNIPPIFEVILPMTTNTESLNRVYYYYRHFVVGKQHKKCFENDINIKEWIGEFKPESIDVIPLFEDIPYMLSADTMVENYLKDKHFPYQRVFIGRSDPALNYGMVPAILVVKITLQRLHALQERIGIPIYPILGLGGNPFRGNLTPLTVEECLKEYPSVQTFTIQSAFKYDYDEELARNAIERINTNKRMAPTPIDEEKALDIIERLASAYREQIKELAPLINEIARLIPRRRMRKLHIGLFGYSRNMEGITLPRVISFCASLYSIGLPAEILGLHCLTEKDLLFLKHTYPSFFDDISLAASYYNKDVIKLISPKIAKDIEKVLGMVKYTENILHSEYTARIIQSLLSKKEAGITEEIIAAGKIRRFLG, encoded by the coding sequence ATGAGAAAAATACCAAGAACAATGAGCACACAACATCCCGACAACGTGACGATGCCATTCTTTACAGAAGGGACACCGTTTAGTGGCGAAGACGAGATAAAAGAGGCATATTACGTATTCTCTCATCTCTTGTGTGATGAACAAATGTGGGACTGCGAGGGAAAGGAGGTTGATGAGTTCGTCATCAAGAAATTGCTGACCAGGTATGACAACTTTTTTAAAGACCACAGAATCGGAAAGGATGTCTTTATTACTTTACGAGTGCCTAACCCGATGGTAGAAAAAAGTGAGGCAAAAATCCTTTTGGAAACCCTCGAGAGTGCACCGCGTTCATATGACACTGCAAGTATGTTTTACGGAGACGATAATATCCCTCCGATTTTTGAGGTTATCCTGCCGATGACTACAAATACGGAATCCTTAAACCGGGTGTACTATTATTATCGCCATTTTGTAGTTGGCAAGCAGCATAAAAAATGTTTTGAAAATGACATTAATATAAAGGAATGGATTGGCGAGTTTAAACCAGAGTCCATTGATGTTATCCCATTGTTTGAGGATATACCTTATATGCTCTCTGCCGATACCATGGTGGAAAACTATCTGAAAGACAAACATTTCCCTTACCAGAGGGTATTTATTGGCCGCTCTGACCCTGCACTGAACTATGGTATGGTCCCGGCCATACTGGTAGTAAAAATTACATTGCAAAGATTACATGCACTGCAGGAAAGAATTGGCATCCCGATTTATCCAATCCTTGGATTGGGGGGCAATCCTTTCCGTGGTAATCTGACACCACTTACCGTTGAAGAATGTCTGAAAGAGTATCCAAGTGTCCAGACCTTTACTATTCAATCGGCGTTTAAATATGACTACGATGAAGAGCTGGCAAGAAATGCCATTGAGAGAATTAACACGAACAAGAGGATGGCACCTACCCCTATCGATGAAGAAAAGGCCCTTGATATTATTGAAAGGCTGGCATCAGCATACAGGGAACAAATCAAAGAACTTGCCCCCCTTATTAACGAAATAGCCAGGTTAATTCCGCGGCGCAGGATGCGGAAACTCCACATTGGACTTTTCGGCTACTCAAGAAATATGGAAGGAATTACCTTGCCACGAGTAATTTCTTTCTGTGCATCATTATATTCAATAGGATTGCCGGCAGAAATTCTGGGATTACATTGCCTCACAGAAAAAGACCTCTTGTTCCTGAAACATACATATCCGTCGTTTTTTGATGACATATCCCTTGCTGCATCGTACTATAATAAAGATGTAATAAAACTTATTTCTCCAAAAATCGCAAAGGATATTGAAAAAGTACTTGGCATGGTAAAATATACAGAGAACATACTTCACAGCGAATATACCGCAAGGATTATCCAATCCCTTCTTTCAAAAAAAGAAGCGGGGATTACCGAGGAGATCATTGCCGCAGGAAAAATCAGAAGATTTTTAGGGTAA
- a CDS encoding glycerate kinase, whose amino-acid sequence MKILHSLRENALEIFYAGLQAVEPESCLQQHIRLFEHNLLKIGETIYDLNAFKNIYVIGFGKASGFMASALEKLLQERITGGIVTVRYGYTATCNRIKVQEAGHPIPDYTGIKSTEEILRFLQNVKERDLVFCLISGGGSALFESPCEGITLEDIQTLNELLLKSGAKIQEINAIRKHVSKVKGGQLARVCKGRITSLILSDVENDSPDTIASGPTSPDYSTFLDCKKILSKYGLLQKIPVSISKHIQKGLDGITEETPKTDNPVFNRVHNVIIGNNRIALYESYKKAKELGYHTSILTSNIKGEAREVAKVFGAIAKEIHVSGNPVKRPACIIAGGETTVTVKGNGVGGRSQEFALSAAVEIDTLMNTIILSAGTDGTDGNTDAAGAFADNSTVSRARQKMMDPEIYLADNNSYAFFKQLNDHIITGPTKTNVMDILILLIK is encoded by the coding sequence ATGAAAATATTGCATTCGTTAAGGGAAAATGCCCTGGAAATATTTTACGCAGGTCTGCAAGCTGTAGAACCTGAGAGTTGCCTGCAACAACACATTCGCCTGTTTGAACATAACCTTTTAAAAATAGGAGAAACGATCTACGACCTGAATGCCTTCAAAAATATTTATGTCATTGGCTTTGGTAAGGCTAGCGGGTTTATGGCATCGGCACTGGAAAAGTTACTCCAGGAAAGAATAACAGGTGGTATTGTTACCGTAAGATATGGCTATACTGCCACATGTAACAGAATAAAAGTACAAGAGGCCGGGCACCCGATTCCTGATTACACCGGCATAAAAAGCACCGAAGAGATTCTCCGCTTTTTACAAAATGTGAAAGAGCGTGATCTTGTTTTTTGCCTGATATCCGGTGGAGGTTCGGCATTATTCGAATCACCTTGTGAAGGTATTACTTTAGAGGATATACAAACGCTCAATGAATTACTGCTTAAGAGCGGAGCAAAAATTCAGGAAATAAATGCAATACGAAAACATGTCTCAAAAGTAAAAGGAGGCCAACTGGCAAGGGTGTGTAAGGGTAGGATCACGTCTCTCATCCTGTCTGATGTGGAAAATGATTCACCGGATACTATTGCATCAGGACCAACTTCACCGGATTACAGCACTTTTTTAGATTGCAAAAAGATTTTATCAAAATACGGTTTGCTTCAAAAAATCCCCGTCTCCATCAGTAAGCATATTCAAAAAGGGTTAGATGGTATTACAGAAGAAACACCAAAGACAGACAACCCTGTATTCAACAGGGTTCATAATGTTATCATAGGAAATAACCGTATAGCACTCTATGAATCCTATAAAAAGGCAAAAGAATTGGGATATCATACGTCGATACTTACCTCAAACATAAAAGGTGAAGCAAGAGAGGTGGCAAAGGTATTCGGCGCTATTGCAAAAGAAATCCATGTATCGGGAAACCCTGTAAAACGGCCTGCCTGTATTATTGCCGGAGGTGAAACAACCGTCACGGTAAAAGGAAACGGGGTTGGCGGAAGAAGCCAGGAGTTTGCCTTATCAGCCGCAGTGGAAATTGATACGTTAATGAATACCATTATTTTAAGCGCTGGTACAGATGGTACAGACGGAAATACCGATGCTGCAGGCGCCTTCGCTGATAATTCAACCGTATCACGTGCAAGGCAAAAAATGATGGACCCGGAAATATACCTTGCGGACAATAACTCATACGCTTTTTTTAAACAACTGAACGACCACATTATTACCGGTCCAACAAAAACAAACGTAATGGATATACTCATATTGCTTATAAAATAA
- the greA gene encoding transcription elongation factor GreA gives MLNECFATRNDLDISELISFVNTEQYDKLEDAWLTIVESGNKDIQFLLDVVDVLIKREEKRRAHDLLTTLIPYYKGKEQYCDVLKVLKRILEHNPHAKGLISEVTECYVNIYKNRPYAKDIVERMFGNVEVASAIHNAIKKLERYFYLDCGDYVYHKSWGVGKVISIDTLGERIHIDFEKKSNHSIAMDIAPDILQKLDKDDLLAMMYAQKEVLHGMISDDPVGLIKLALKFFRGKASVSQVKNRLVSGIIPPEAWSKWWTNTKKLVRKDPYIKLTDGTPANSFLELRASPITQHKEVLENLIYTKDVSEKVETARKYLSELKDTEQCMETLNEIKAIFIQEVNTLNQTNPPLAAECLLLLKGIQGFMKEDATEYVTSAKTAISTNENLPEFIHTMNILEYRKQILCFLKEAKPEKWQEEFVSIFFTNDGNLWEFIVKELIAENKQNSLEELSLKIFNHFNAYPEHYIWFCKNGMCGRYPELYKNIDIAIMFNRLIELSDNIYFKIQKGRDGNLKTIANKIKNLLENRGVDYVSGVLDDANAESIFNVVSSSKGLEDWFKVAVENIIQDRFPDMFEKPGLPELDENKIYVTKEGFEKRKKEFDHLMNVEFAENARDLGEAISRGDLRENAEYKAAREKQALLVEKGERMKAELQKVVIIEPSSVHSDTVSPGVKVTIKNKEKAALEIYTLLGPWDTNIEEGIISYLSPIGKGLINKQAGDIVTIKLPEGECTYEIVKIEKAI, from the coding sequence ATGTTAAATGAGTGTTTTGCAACCAGGAACGACCTGGATATCAGTGAACTGATATCATTTGTTAACACGGAACAATATGATAAGCTTGAGGATGCCTGGTTAACAATTGTTGAGTCCGGCAACAAGGATATCCAGTTCCTCCTGGATGTCGTTGATGTATTGATAAAACGAGAGGAAAAAAGACGGGCGCACGATTTGCTGACGACACTTATTCCTTATTATAAAGGCAAAGAGCAGTATTGTGATGTCTTAAAGGTACTGAAAAGAATATTAGAGCATAATCCGCATGCAAAAGGGCTGATAAGTGAAGTTACAGAGTGTTACGTAAACATTTATAAAAACAGACCCTATGCAAAGGATATTGTGGAGAGAATGTTTGGTAATGTAGAAGTAGCATCTGCTATCCATAATGCTATCAAGAAACTGGAAAGATATTTTTACCTGGATTGTGGTGATTACGTGTATCATAAAAGCTGGGGCGTTGGCAAGGTAATTTCTATTGATACACTGGGAGAGAGGATACATATAGACTTTGAGAAAAAAAGCAATCATAGTATTGCTATGGATATTGCACCTGATATTTTGCAGAAGCTTGACAAAGACGACTTACTTGCAATGATGTATGCTCAAAAAGAAGTATTGCATGGAATGATCAGTGACGATCCGGTCGGTTTAATTAAATTAGCGTTAAAATTTTTCAGAGGAAAGGCTTCTGTTTCTCAGGTAAAAAACCGGCTTGTATCGGGTATTATACCGCCGGAAGCCTGGAGCAAATGGTGGACAAATACAAAAAAGCTGGTCAGAAAAGATCCGTATATAAAGCTCACCGATGGTACACCGGCCAATTCTTTTCTGGAACTCCGTGCATCACCGATTACCCAACATAAAGAGGTTCTTGAGAATTTAATTTATACAAAGGATGTCAGTGAAAAAGTTGAAACCGCAAGAAAGTACCTTTCTGAACTAAAGGATACCGAACAATGCATGGAAACCCTGAACGAGATAAAAGCTATCTTTATACAGGAAGTTAATACCCTGAATCAGACGAATCCTCCTCTTGCAGCAGAGTGTCTTTTGCTTCTTAAAGGCATTCAGGGCTTTATGAAAGAAGATGCAACAGAATATGTAACTAGTGCCAAGACAGCGATTAGCACAAATGAAAATCTGCCTGAGTTTATTCATACAATGAATATTCTGGAATACAGAAAGCAAATTCTTTGTTTCCTGAAAGAGGCTAAGCCGGAAAAATGGCAGGAGGAATTTGTTTCTATATTTTTTACCAACGATGGTAATTTGTGGGAATTTATTGTGAAGGAGCTTATTGCCGAAAATAAACAGAACTCCCTCGAAGAACTTTCCTTAAAAATATTTAATCACTTCAATGCATATCCGGAACACTACATTTGGTTCTGTAAAAATGGTATGTGTGGCCGGTATCCGGAGCTTTATAAAAACATAGATATTGCCATCATGTTTAATCGGTTAATTGAGCTTTCGGATAATATCTATTTTAAAATTCAAAAGGGGCGTGATGGAAATTTAAAGACCATTGCGAATAAAATCAAAAACCTCCTGGAGAACAGGGGGGTTGATTATGTCAGTGGTGTTCTTGATGATGCTAATGCGGAAAGCATTTTTAACGTTGTTTCCAGCAGTAAGGGTTTAGAGGACTGGTTTAAGGTCGCGGTTGAAAATATTATCCAGGACCGTTTCCCTGATATGTTTGAAAAACCTGGCTTGCCGGAACTCGACGAGAATAAAATCTATGTTACGAAAGAAGGGTTTGAGAAAAGAAAAAAGGAATTCGACCATCTTATGAATGTAGAATTTGCAGAAAATGCACGTGATCTCGGAGAAGCTATTAGCAGGGGTGATCTGCGGGAAAATGCTGAGTACAAAGCAGCACGGGAAAAACAGGCTTTGCTGGTTGAAAAGGGTGAGCGTATGAAGGCTGAATTGCAAAAAGTCGTTATTATTGAACCGTCTTCGGTCCATTCCGATACGGTATCTCCTGGCGTAAAAGTTACGATAAAAAACAAGGAAAAAGCAGCATTGGAAATATATACTTTATTAGGACCCTGGGATACCAATATAGAAGAAGGCATTATTTCGTATCTGTCTCCTATTGGGAAGGGGCTGATTAATAAACAGGCAGGGGATATCGTGACGATTAAACTGCCCGAAGGAGAGTGTACCTACGAAATCGTAAAGATTGAAAAGGCGATATAA
- the mfd gene encoding transcription-repair coupling factor, which translates to MKNVISLLKQNRQYKRILSHLSAGKDCFINGLWGSSANFVIAALASERFKRVKKCPGILLVVASIEEALDDYEDLTTFIGGHASLFPATESFIMEDEYDSIAQKVLILKQIFYRDTNLQNKPDIVVVPVQALLQPVPSPASISENSLHIRKNQEYPREELIAWLQDHQYRMSTQVEDAGEYALRGGIVDIFPYASEFPYRIEYFGDEVESIRKFDIESQLSEKDLDTCQILSLDRIFGSTQPLVGSSPDSSHSRGKAAKINNNPKVSACPSEPQKTSLLRYLPAGTWIVLKEPACIEERAKKVLSNFGTNDALFTVDEIFEQFATFTKINISRLPVTFNNGDYTFHVKSADGFPQNIEGIVTELGKITETNGNTVVVCNNVAEKQRFHEIIDDSPLKDHERLKLCTGHLHKGFQFSDINIAILAHHEIFHRYQQRREVKKPVQARAIDSFLELKKGDYVVHIAHGIGRFLGMETLEDEGHKREYLVLEFDEGTKVYVPAAKIELVQKYIGSSDSRPVLDKIGSRYWEVRKKRVENAVKDVASDLLHIQALRNVKDGIAYPPDTEWQKEFEASFLYEETADQLQIIEDVKRDMESKRPMDRLICGDVGYGKTEIAMRAAFKAVIHGKQVAVLVPTTILAQQHYNTFSERMADYPVKTEVLSRFKSKKEQKDILEKTSAGLVDILIGTHRLLQKDVYFKDIGLIIIDEEQRFGVEHKERLKRLRQTVDVLTLTATPIPRTLHMSLMGIKDISSLNTPPLGRQAIHTRIIRFNPQQIRQAILYELNREGQVYFVHNRVYNIEQIAKTLSGIVPEARIAIVHGQMDEKLMEQRMRGFINHQADILVCTTIIESGLDIPNVNTIVINGADTFGLADLHQLRGRVGRYKHRAYAYILLPDDRPVTPEAERRIKAIEEFAELGAGFRIAMRDLEIRGAGSILGTEQHGHIAAVGYEMYCRLLEIAVRKAKHEQYEEPPEVTIDLKLESFIPGNYIREDALKMDIYRRLNRSVTLEEIRAIAGEITDRFGGLPYPVRNLLSESELRVIARHSKIRSLVRVDNLLIIKVTDLKKAEKCLGNFEKYIRIINENTLHMRLPKKAIHSSEDLLDFLRL; encoded by the coding sequence GTGAAAAATGTTATTTCCTTATTAAAGCAAAACAGGCAATACAAGAGGATTCTTTCCCATCTCTCGGCAGGAAAAGATTGTTTTATCAACGGGCTTTGGGGGTCGTCTGCAAACTTTGTTATCGCTGCCCTTGCCAGCGAACGTTTCAAAAGGGTAAAGAAATGCCCCGGAATCCTTCTTGTTGTAGCCAGCATTGAGGAAGCCCTGGATGATTATGAAGACCTTACAACCTTTATCGGGGGGCATGCCAGCCTGTTCCCGGCCACCGAGAGTTTCATCATGGAGGATGAATATGACAGCATAGCACAGAAGGTACTCATCCTGAAACAGATATTTTATCGCGATACCAATCTGCAAAACAAACCGGATATTGTTGTTGTGCCTGTTCAGGCACTTTTACAGCCGGTACCATCCCCCGCAAGTATTTCTGAAAATAGTTTACATATCAGGAAGAATCAGGAATATCCCCGTGAAGAACTTATAGCCTGGCTACAGGATCATCAGTATAGGATGTCCACCCAGGTTGAAGATGCCGGGGAATATGCTTTACGGGGAGGCATTGTCGATATTTTCCCGTATGCTTCAGAATTTCCTTACCGTATCGAGTATTTTGGTGATGAAGTAGAGTCTATCCGCAAGTTTGATATTGAATCCCAATTATCAGAAAAGGATTTAGATACCTGTCAGATACTATCCCTGGATAGAATCTTTGGTTCAACTCAGCCCCTCGTTGGTAGTTCTCCTGATTCTTCGCATTCCAGAGGGAAGGCAGCGAAGATTAACAATAACCCAAAAGTATCTGCCTGTCCTTCAGAACCACAAAAAACATCTCTTTTACGTTATTTACCTGCCGGTACCTGGATTGTTCTGAAAGAACCTGCATGCATAGAAGAACGGGCAAAGAAGGTATTGAGCAATTTCGGTACAAACGATGCATTGTTTACTGTTGATGAGATTTTTGAGCAGTTTGCCACATTTACAAAAATAAATATATCCAGACTTCCTGTTACTTTTAACAACGGCGATTATACATTTCATGTCAAATCTGCAGACGGCTTTCCCCAGAATATTGAGGGAATTGTAACTGAACTCGGTAAGATAACCGAAACCAACGGTAATACAGTTGTTGTCTGCAATAATGTTGCAGAGAAACAACGCTTTCATGAAATTATTGACGATTCTCCTCTTAAAGATCACGAACGTTTAAAACTGTGTACCGGACACCTGCATAAAGGGTTTCAATTTTCTGATATCAATATTGCTATCCTTGCACACCATGAAATCTTTCACCGTTATCAACAGCGTCGTGAGGTAAAAAAACCTGTCCAAGCAAGGGCAATTGATTCATTCCTTGAATTAAAAAAGGGGGATTATGTAGTACATATCGCTCATGGTATCGGGCGTTTCCTGGGTATGGAAACGCTGGAGGATGAGGGGCATAAACGTGAATACCTCGTTCTGGAATTTGATGAAGGCACGAAGGTGTATGTTCCTGCTGCAAAGATCGAATTAGTCCAGAAGTATATTGGCAGTTCAGATTCCAGGCCTGTGCTGGATAAGATCGGTTCCAGATATTGGGAGGTAAGGAAGAAACGGGTAGAAAATGCGGTTAAGGATGTTGCAAGTGATTTACTTCATATTCAGGCATTACGGAATGTAAAGGATGGCATTGCTTATCCCCCGGATACCGAATGGCAGAAAGAGTTTGAAGCATCATTTCTTTATGAGGAGACAGCCGATCAGCTTCAAATTATAGAGGACGTAAAGCGGGATATGGAATCTAAAAGGCCAATGGACCGGCTTATTTGCGGAGATGTCGGATACGGGAAGACTGAGATTGCCATGAGGGCGGCTTTCAAGGCCGTGATACATGGAAAACAGGTAGCGGTACTCGTGCCCACAACAATCCTTGCACAGCAGCATTATAATACATTTTCAGAGCGTATGGCCGATTATCCGGTAAAAACCGAGGTGTTAAGCAGGTTTAAATCGAAGAAAGAGCAAAAAGATATCCTGGAGAAAACATCTGCAGGTCTTGTCGATATCCTGATTGGTACCCACCGTCTTTTACAGAAAGATGTCTATTTTAAAGATATTGGTCTGATTATCATCGACGAAGAACAGCGGTTCGGTGTTGAACATAAGGAGCGTCTTAAGAGATTACGGCAAACAGTAGACGTCCTTACCTTAACCGCCACACCAATTCCACGAACACTCCATATGTCACTGATGGGGATAAAGGATATTTCTTCACTGAATACGCCTCCTTTAGGGCGGCAGGCGATTCATACCAGGATTATACGGTTTAATCCACAGCAGATACGGCAGGCCATTTTGTATGAGCTTAACCGGGAGGGGCAGGTGTATTTTGTTCACAATCGTGTATATAATATCGAGCAAATCGCCAAGACCCTGTCTGGAATTGTACCAGAGGCACGAATCGCGATCGTTCACGGGCAGATGGATGAGAAACTTATGGAGCAGAGGATGAGAGGGTTCATAAATCATCAGGCAGATATCCTTGTATGCACAACAATTATCGAGTCAGGATTGGATATTCCGAATGTGAACACGATAGTAATCAACGGTGCGGATACCTTTGGTCTTGCTGACCTGCATCAGTTACGCGGAAGGGTAGGCCGGTACAAACACCGTGCTTATGCTTATATTCTATTACCGGATGACCGTCCTGTTACCCCGGAGGCCGAAAGAAGGATAAAGGCCATTGAGGAATTTGCTGAATTGGGTGCGGGTTTTCGGATCGCTATGCGTGACCTTGAAATCAGGGGTGCAGGGAGTATTCTGGGAACAGAACAGCATGGTCATATTGCGGCTGTAGGTTATGAAATGTACTGCCGGTTGCTGGAAATCGCAGTGCGTAAGGCAAAGCATGAGCAGTATGAAGAGCCGCCGGAAGTTACGATTGACCTGAAACTTGAATCGTTTATTCCCGGAAACTACATTCGGGAAGATGCATTGAAAATGGATATTTATCGCAGACTGAACCGTTCTGTTACTCTGGAAGAAATAAGGGCAATTGCCGGAGAGATAACAGACCGTTTTGGTGGCCTTCCTTATCCTGTAAGAAATCTCCTTTCAGAAAGCGAATTAAGGGTTATTGCGAGGCACTCGAAAATACGCTCTCTCGTGCGGGTGGATAATCTCTTAATAATAAAGGTTACCGATTTAAAAAAGGCGGAAAAATGCCTGGGTAATTTTGAAAAATATATCCGTATCATTAACGAAAACACCTTGCATATGCGATTGCCGAAAAAAGCAATACATTCTTCCGAAGATTTACTGGATTTTCTCAGGTTATAA